From Actinosynnema mirum DSM 43827, a single genomic window includes:
- a CDS encoding glutamate ABC transporter substrate-binding protein, giving the protein MRVRSLAALLLAGGLALTGCGKEGSPTDTGAAPSQAAEADVKVDGSTTFEKMKSRGKVVIGVKEDQPNLGFKDATTNKYSGFDVDIARLVAAKLGFDESKIEYKAIASAGREQALINGDVDYYVGTYTINDGRKEKIAFAGPYFVAGQDLLVRKDDASITGKDTLMGKKVCSVTGSTPIKRIKDEKLTEDANITEFQNYSQCVSKLAEGAVDAVTTDDAILKGYAAQEPDKFKVVGAPFSKEPYGIGLNKEDKPLRDKVNDILQAAMDDGTWKSIYDATLGKSGSPAEAPAIDRY; this is encoded by the coding sequence ATGAGGGTTCGCTCCCTTGCGGCGCTGTTGCTGGCCGGCGGCCTCGCCCTGACCGGTTGTGGCAAGGAGGGTTCGCCGACCGACACCGGCGCCGCCCCCTCCCAGGCCGCCGAGGCCGACGTGAAGGTCGACGGCTCCACGACCTTCGAGAAGATGAAGAGCCGCGGCAAGGTCGTCATCGGCGTCAAGGAGGACCAGCCGAACCTGGGCTTCAAGGACGCCACGACCAACAAGTACAGCGGTTTCGACGTCGACATCGCCCGCCTGGTCGCCGCCAAGCTCGGCTTCGACGAGAGCAAGATCGAGTACAAGGCGATCGCGTCCGCCGGCCGCGAGCAGGCGCTGATCAACGGCGACGTGGACTACTACGTCGGCACCTACACGATCAACGACGGCCGCAAGGAGAAGATCGCCTTCGCGGGTCCGTACTTCGTCGCCGGGCAGGACCTGCTCGTCCGCAAGGACGACGCCAGCATCACCGGCAAGGACACCCTCATGGGCAAGAAGGTCTGCTCCGTGACCGGCTCCACGCCGATCAAGCGGATCAAGGACGAGAAGCTCACCGAGGACGCCAACATCACGGAGTTCCAGAACTACTCCCAGTGCGTCTCGAAGCTGGCTGAGGGCGCCGTCGACGCCGTCACCACGGACGACGCGATCCTCAAGGGCTACGCCGCGCAGGAGCCCGACAAGTTCAAGGTCGTCGGCGCGCCGTTCTCCAAGGAGCCCTACGGCATCGGCCTCAACAAGGAGGACAAGCCGCTGCGCGACAAGGTGAACGACATCCTGCAGGCCGCCATGGACGACGGCACCTGGAAGAGCATCTACGACGCCACGCTGGGCAAGTCGGGCTCCCCGGCCGAGGCGCCCGCCATCGACCGCTACTGA
- a CDS encoding amino acid ABC transporter permease, producing the protein MSVLTNYSDLFLKAFGTTLQLFLFSAVGSLVLGTILAMLRVSPVPVLRAAGATYVTVLRNTPLTLVFFFFAFAYPLLKILELDPFKGAVVSLTVYTSAFICEVIRSGINTVPVGQAEASRALGLSFGQMLGNVVLPQALRTVVPPLASTMIALLKNTTIAAGFSVGDAGAIMYTFSEDGVNMLVGLGWVAFIFILLVLPLTAVQRGLERRWSVAR; encoded by the coding sequence ATGAGCGTCCTAACCAACTACTCCGACCTCTTCCTGAAGGCTTTCGGCACCACCCTCCAGCTCTTCCTGTTCTCAGCGGTCGGGTCGTTGGTGCTGGGGACGATCCTGGCGATGCTGAGGGTCAGCCCGGTCCCCGTGCTGCGCGCGGCGGGCGCCACCTACGTCACGGTCCTGCGCAACACGCCGCTGACCCTCGTGTTCTTCTTCTTCGCGTTCGCCTACCCGCTCTTGAAGATCCTGGAGCTCGACCCCTTCAAGGGCGCGGTCGTGTCGCTGACCGTCTACACCTCGGCGTTCATCTGCGAGGTCATCCGGTCCGGCATCAACACCGTCCCGGTCGGCCAGGCGGAGGCCTCCCGCGCGCTGGGCCTGTCCTTCGGGCAGATGCTCGGCAACGTGGTGCTCCCGCAGGCCCTGCGGACCGTGGTGCCCCCGCTGGCGAGCACCATGATCGCACTGCTGAAGAACACCACCATCGCGGCCGGCTTCTCGGTCGGCGACGCCGGGGCGATCATGTACACGTTCTCCGAGGACGGCGTGAACATGCTGGTCGGCCTGGGTTGGGTGGCCTTCATCTTCATCCTGCTGGTACTGCCGCTGACCGCCGTTCAGCGCGGCCTGGAGAGGCGCTGGAGCGTGGCCCGATGA
- a CDS encoding amino acid ABC transporter permease, with the protein MSSVLFDVPGPKAKVRHAVMAVVGVAAVLGIVAFIGYRFYDSGQFEPRMWEWMQYETVQLELISRLGNTLSAFAVASVAALVLGAVLAAGRLSEHAFWRIPAGFLVEVFRAIPLLIMIFIFYFGLPTIDIKMSQFTAVVLGLTLYNGSVLAEVFRAGVASLPRGQAEAAYALGMRKTQVMTQVLLPQALRAMLPAIISQLVVLLKDTALGFIINYKELLDYTKYLGTQGQFGRPLVPMTIVTGAIYVALCLLLTWFAVWLEKRNRRSKKTVVKATEAELEQKAHAASAAG; encoded by the coding sequence ATGAGTTCTGTGCTGTTCGACGTCCCCGGCCCGAAGGCCAAGGTCCGGCACGCCGTCATGGCCGTGGTCGGTGTCGCGGCGGTGCTCGGCATCGTCGCCTTCATCGGCTACCGCTTCTACGACAGCGGCCAGTTCGAGCCGCGCATGTGGGAGTGGATGCAGTACGAGACCGTCCAGCTGGAGCTGATCAGCAGGCTCGGCAACACGCTCTCGGCGTTCGCCGTCGCCTCGGTGGCCGCGCTCGTGCTGGGCGCGGTGCTGGCCGCGGGCAGGCTCTCGGAGCACGCCTTCTGGCGGATCCCGGCGGGCTTCCTCGTGGAGGTCTTCCGCGCGATCCCGCTGCTCATCATGATCTTCATCTTCTACTTCGGCCTGCCGACCATCGACATCAAGATGTCGCAGTTCACGGCCGTCGTGCTGGGCCTGACCCTGTACAACGGGTCGGTGCTCGCCGAGGTGTTCCGCGCCGGTGTCGCCTCGCTGCCGCGCGGGCAGGCCGAGGCCGCCTACGCGCTGGGGATGCGCAAGACCCAGGTGATGACGCAGGTCCTGCTGCCGCAGGCGCTGCGCGCGATGCTCCCCGCGATCATCAGCCAGCTGGTGGTGCTGCTCAAGGACACCGCGCTGGGCTTCATCATCAACTACAAGGAGCTCCTGGACTACACCAAGTACCTGGGCACGCAGGGCCAGTTCGGCCGTCCGCTGGTCCCGATGACGATCGTCACCGGCGCCATCTACGTCGCGCTGTGCCTGCTGCTGACCTGGTTCGCGGTGTGGCTGGAGAAGCGCAACCGGCGGAGCAAGAAGACCGTCGTCAAGGCGACCGAGGCCGAGCTGGAGCAGAAGGCCCACGCGGCCAGCGCCGCAGGCTGA
- a CDS encoding EcsC family protein has translation MVEESSSAVQRAQQGAVEQLLRLGIDGFGPFKSARQTADEALAKGLTRERAIRQIIRQHVAAAGAQGFVTNLGGLLTLPVALPANLTASYLVQAHMIASIAAVQGHDLESQEVQTAVLVCMVGNAGTEVLKKAGIKAGTKLTVNLIERIPAKVIVEINKRIGFTLLAKYGTSRATLVLAKGVPLVGGVIGGGVDAVATRALGAFAQRFFGRDGQPDVEDGEVLDERLEGRVVDGRVLRSAPAPELADEDASGAARVIRLPPRGERREDR, from the coding sequence ATGGTCGAGGAGTCCTCCAGCGCGGTCCAGCGGGCCCAGCAGGGTGCCGTCGAGCAGCTCCTGCGGTTGGGAATCGACGGCTTCGGGCCGTTCAAGAGCGCCCGGCAGACCGCCGACGAGGCGCTCGCCAAGGGGCTCACCCGCGAGCGCGCGATCCGGCAGATCATCCGGCAGCACGTGGCCGCCGCGGGCGCCCAGGGGTTCGTGACGAACCTCGGCGGCCTGCTCACGCTGCCCGTGGCGCTGCCCGCGAACCTCACCGCCTCCTACCTGGTGCAGGCGCACATGATCGCGTCCATCGCGGCGGTGCAGGGGCACGACCTGGAGAGCCAGGAGGTGCAGACCGCCGTGCTGGTGTGCATGGTCGGCAACGCGGGCACCGAGGTGCTGAAGAAGGCGGGCATCAAGGCCGGGACCAAGCTGACCGTGAACCTGATCGAGCGAATCCCGGCGAAGGTCATCGTCGAGATCAACAAGCGGATCGGGTTCACCCTGCTGGCCAAGTACGGCACCTCGCGGGCGACCCTGGTGCTCGCCAAGGGCGTGCCGCTGGTGGGCGGGGTGATCGGCGGCGGGGTCGACGCGGTGGCCACCAGGGCGCTCGGGGCGTTCGCGCAGCGGTTCTTCGGGCGGGACGGGCAGCCCGACGTCGAGGACGGCGAGGTGCTCGACGAGCGGCTCGAGGGTCGCGTGGTCGACGGCCGCGTCCTGAGGTCCGCCCCGGCCCCCGAACTCGCCGACGAGGACGCGTCGGGCGCGGCGCGGGTGATCCGGCTGCCCCCGCGCGGCGAGCGCCGAGAGGACCGCTGA
- a CDS encoding CGNR zinc finger domain-containing protein, protein MRVLDFVGTLHGDGRGGLVDELGTPEGFARWLGRPGDEELRSRALELRAAVRALLAHVTGAGERLDAPLAVRWEGALDVVNRTAALAPRVARLEWADGPRLVHLSEADARDRLLADLATGAIELLAGGDAAELRACPSPRCVRYFVRSHPQQVWCLPSCGNRARVSRHNRRGRA, encoded by the coding sequence GTGAGGGTCTTGGACTTCGTGGGCACCCTGCACGGCGACGGCCGGGGTGGCCTGGTCGACGAGCTGGGCACGCCCGAGGGGTTCGCGCGCTGGCTCGGGCGGCCGGGCGACGAGGAGCTGCGGTCGCGCGCGCTGGAGCTGCGGGCGGCGGTGCGGGCGCTGCTCGCCCACGTGACGGGCGCCGGGGAGCGGTTGGACGCGCCGCTCGCGGTGCGCTGGGAGGGGGCGCTCGACGTGGTCAACCGGACCGCCGCGCTGGCGCCCAGGGTGGCCAGGCTGGAGTGGGCGGACGGGCCGAGGCTGGTGCACCTGTCCGAGGCGGACGCGCGGGACCGGCTGCTGGCCGACCTCGCCACGGGCGCCATCGAGCTGCTGGCCGGGGGCGATGCGGCCGAGCTGCGGGCCTGCCCGTCACCCCGCTGCGTGCGCTACTTCGTGCGCTCGCACCCGCAGCAGGTCTGGTGCCTGCCCTCGTGCGGGAACCGGGCCAGGGTGAGCAGGCACAACCGGCGGGGGCGCGCCTGA
- a CDS encoding maleylpyruvate isomerase family mycothiol-dependent enzyme codes for MQIIERVLEGYARLADALHELPDEQLGHPTDLPGWSRGHVLAHVEGVTSAVARQAELEGAPTEMYEGGRPARDEAIERGAARTAAEHRQAIASAVARLGEAWSGVSDWSARVVYRDGTLLDTAHALWREVEIHHRDLLLGPVPWSQEFRDHAVAFLTPRVPDGVKLVLTPADAPGWVLGAGERVELAGAADDLVAWLAGRTPAGELTTTGELPELKPWP; via the coding sequence GTGCAGATCATCGAGCGCGTGCTTGAGGGGTACGCCAGGCTCGCCGACGCCCTCCACGAGCTGCCCGACGAGCAGCTGGGCCACCCCACCGACCTGCCCGGCTGGTCGCGCGGGCACGTGCTGGCCCACGTCGAGGGTGTCACCTCCGCCGTGGCGCGGCAGGCCGAGCTGGAGGGCGCTCCGACCGAGATGTACGAGGGCGGCAGGCCCGCCCGCGACGAGGCGATCGAGCGGGGCGCCGCCAGGACGGCGGCCGAGCACCGCCAGGCCATCGCGAGCGCCGTCGCCCGACTGGGGGAGGCCTGGTCCGGCGTGTCGGACTGGTCGGCCCGCGTGGTCTACCGGGACGGCACCCTCCTGGACACCGCGCACGCCCTGTGGCGCGAGGTGGAGATCCACCACCGCGACCTGCTGCTCGGCCCGGTCCCGTGGTCGCAGGAGTTCCGGGACCACGCGGTCGCCTTCCTGACCCCGCGCGTGCCGGACGGCGTCAAGCTCGTCCTGACCCCCGCCGACGCCCCCGGCTGGGTGCTCGGCGCGGGGGAGCGGGTGGAGCTGGCGGGCGCCGCCGACGACCTGGTCGCCTGGCTGGCCGGGCGCACCCCGGCAGGCGAGCTGACCACGACGGGCGAGCTGCCCGAGCTCAAGCCCTGGCCTTGA
- a CDS encoding DUF3500 domain-containing protein: MREDITEATGALLGLLTADQRDTAVRELDGGLLAEWAYTPVARPGLVVGELAREQRKAVHRLLACVLSPHGYAQAAAVMALEDVLDHREGGVKDRHQGDYSVLLLGEPGDAPWGWRVEGHHLSVTAVVADGRVSATPVFLGANPARTTYRGRTVLRPLGLEEELARELLDRMGPTARGLAVVADVPPKDIRSGNAPSVTGEVEPLGIAASSLDRGARALLAALARLYFDRLHSDLADEEFQALDAERLHFAWEGSTRPGEGHYYRLQGPDLLIEYDNAANGADHAHSVWRRRAGDFGRDLLAAHRASARHP, translated from the coding sequence GTGCGCGAGGACATCACCGAGGCGACCGGGGCCCTGCTGGGCCTGCTCACCGCCGACCAGCGCGACACCGCCGTGCGGGAGCTGGACGGCGGGCTGCTCGCCGAGTGGGCCTACACGCCGGTCGCCCGCCCAGGGCTGGTGGTCGGCGAGCTGGCGCGCGAGCAGCGCAAGGCCGTGCACCGCCTGCTCGCCTGCGTCCTGAGCCCCCACGGCTACGCCCAGGCCGCCGCCGTGATGGCGCTGGAGGACGTCCTGGACCACCGCGAGGGCGGGGTGAAGGACCGCCACCAGGGTGATTACTCGGTGCTGCTGCTCGGCGAACCGGGCGATGCCCCGTGGGGGTGGCGGGTCGAGGGGCACCACCTGTCGGTGACCGCCGTGGTGGCCGACGGCCGGGTGTCCGCGACCCCGGTGTTCCTGGGCGCCAACCCGGCCCGCACCACCTACCGGGGCCGGACGGTCCTGCGGCCGCTCGGGCTGGAGGAGGAGCTGGCCAGGGAGCTGCTGGACCGGATGGGACCCACCGCGCGCGGGCTGGCCGTGGTGGCCGACGTCCCGCCGAAGGACATCCGATCGGGCAACGCGCCGTCGGTGACCGGTGAGGTGGAGCCGCTGGGCATCGCCGCGAGCAGCCTGGACCGCGGGGCGCGAGCCCTGCTGGCCGCCCTGGCCAGGCTGTACTTCGACCGCCTGCACAGCGACCTGGCCGACGAGGAGTTCCAGGCGCTGGACGCGGAGCGGCTGCACTTCGCCTGGGAGGGGTCCACCCGACCGGGCGAGGGGCACTACTACCGGTTGCAGGGCCCGGACCTGCTGATCGAGTACGACAACGCCGCGAACGGCGCCGACCACGCCCACTCGGTGTGGCGCAGGCGGGCGGGCGACTTCGGCCGGGACCTCCTGGCCGCGCACCGCGCGTCGGCGCGCCACCCCTGA
- a CDS encoding endonuclease V has translation MTRAQARRPADVRTAEEAIAEQERLRPLVRPTADPGLDVRLAAGLDVGYADDDRLVAAIVVVDVATMETVDTSVVRATADFPYVPGLFAFRELPSLLTALDRLATTPDLLVCDGQGLAHPRRFGLACHLGVLADLPSVGVAKTPMGHFERPGPARGASTDLLDDGEVVGRALRTRAGVKPVFVSVGHRIDLDRACAEVLRLCRDYRLPETTRRADALGRRHLR, from the coding sequence GTGACGCGCGCCCAGGCCCGCCGCCCCGCCGACGTCCGCACCGCCGAGGAGGCGATCGCCGAGCAGGAGCGCCTGCGCCCGCTGGTCCGCCCCACCGCCGACCCCGGCCTCGACGTCCGCCTCGCCGCGGGCCTGGACGTGGGCTACGCCGACGACGACCGCCTGGTCGCCGCGATCGTCGTGGTCGACGTCGCCACCATGGAGACCGTGGACACCTCGGTCGTGCGCGCGACCGCCGACTTCCCCTACGTCCCCGGCCTGTTCGCGTTCCGCGAGCTGCCGTCCCTGCTCACCGCACTGGACCGCCTCGCCACCACCCCGGACCTGCTGGTGTGCGACGGCCAGGGCCTGGCCCACCCGCGCCGGTTCGGCCTGGCCTGCCACCTGGGCGTCCTGGCCGACCTGCCGAGCGTCGGCGTCGCCAAGACCCCGATGGGGCACTTCGAGCGGCCCGGCCCGGCGCGCGGGGCGTCCACCGACCTGCTCGACGACGGCGAGGTCGTCGGCCGGGCCCTGCGCACCCGCGCGGGCGTGAAACCGGTCTTCGTGTCCGTCGGCCACCGGATCGACCTGGACCGCGCGTGCGCGGAGGTGCTGCGGCTGTGCCGGGACTACCGCCTCCCCGAGACCACCCGCCGCGCCGACGCGCTGGGCAGGCGCCACCTCCGCTAG
- a CDS encoding 6-phospho-beta-glucosidase, which translates to MRLVILGGGGFRVPLVHKALVGDDLVDELVLHDVDADRLEAIRRVLVGGPRLRATTDLDEALRGADFVFSAVRVGGLAGRAADEGIARAHGVVGQETVGAGGIAYGLRTVPVARRIAERIAAVAPDAWVVNFTNPAGLITEVMAERLGERVIGICDSPVGLCNRVGKALGVTGAEFDYAGLNHLGWLQAVRVDGQDLLPGLLASDRLAGFEEGRLFGAEWLRALGMVPNEYLHYYYSTRESFGGERGAFLLRQQERFYAGEVDWETTRLERESTYMAEGRERDSVEGGGYEHVALALMNALARDERTELILNVRNGSALSAVDGDAIVEVPCAVDGRGARPRPVSQLPDHAAGLARSVKAVDRLVAEGTRAAALKAFALHPLVDSVAVARDLLDAYARRHPGLEHLR; encoded by the coding sequence ATGAGGCTGGTGATCCTGGGCGGTGGCGGGTTCCGCGTGCCGCTGGTGCACAAGGCGCTGGTGGGCGACGACCTGGTCGACGAGCTGGTGCTGCACGACGTCGACGCGGACCGGTTGGAGGCGATCCGCCGGGTGCTGGTCGGCGGGCCCCGGCTGCGCGCGACGACCGACCTGGACGAGGCGCTGCGCGGCGCGGACTTCGTGTTCTCGGCGGTGCGGGTCGGCGGGCTGGCGGGTCGGGCCGCCGACGAGGGCATCGCCCGCGCGCACGGCGTCGTCGGGCAGGAGACGGTCGGGGCGGGCGGGATCGCCTACGGGCTGCGCACGGTCCCGGTCGCGCGGCGGATCGCCGAGCGGATCGCGGCGGTCGCGCCCGACGCGTGGGTCGTGAACTTCACCAACCCCGCCGGGCTGATCACCGAGGTGATGGCGGAGCGGCTGGGCGAGCGGGTCATCGGGATCTGCGACTCGCCGGTGGGGCTGTGCAACCGGGTCGGGAAGGCGCTCGGGGTGACCGGGGCCGAGTTCGACTACGCCGGGCTCAACCACCTCGGCTGGTTGCAGGCCGTCCGGGTCGACGGGCAGGACCTGCTGCCGGGGCTGCTCGCCTCGGACCGGTTGGCGGGGTTCGAGGAGGGCAGGCTGTTCGGCGCGGAGTGGTTGCGCGCGCTGGGGATGGTCCCGAACGAGTACCTGCACTACTACTACTCGACGCGGGAGTCGTTCGGCGGCGAGCGCGGGGCGTTCCTGCTGCGGCAGCAGGAGCGGTTCTACGCGGGCGAGGTCGACTGGGAGACCACGCGGCTGGAGCGCGAGAGCACCTACATGGCCGAGGGCCGGGAGCGGGACTCGGTCGAGGGCGGCGGGTACGAGCACGTGGCGCTCGCGCTGATGAACGCGCTCGCGCGGGACGAGCGGACCGAGCTGATCCTGAACGTGCGCAACGGTTCCGCGCTGTCCGCCGTGGACGGCGACGCGATCGTGGAGGTGCCGTGCGCGGTGGACGGGCGCGGGGCCAGGCCGAGGCCGGTGAGCCAGCTGCCGGACCACGCGGCCGGGCTGGCGCGGTCGGTCAAGGCGGTGGACCGGCTGGTCGCCGAGGGCACCAGGGCCGCCGCGCTGAAGGCGTTCGCGCTGCACCCGCTGGTGGACTCGGTGGCGGTGGCCCGCGACCTGCTGGACGCCTACGCCCGCAGGCACCCTGGGCTGGAGCACCTGCGGTAG
- the add gene encoding adenosine deaminase, translated as MRSFIAALPKVELHVHLVGSASPATVLSLARRHPDGPVPTDEAELLDFYEFTDFGHFIDVYGKVNDLVTTGADVQDLVLGLAREQAARNTRYTEVTVSASSHLRAGVPAAELTAALEEGRERARSEHGVELAWVFDVPGLWDGDFGLTSARYAVEHRPEGSVGFGIGGFEADAPRARFREAFAMARDAGLRSVPHAGETTGPDEVWAAVRELGAERIGHGTSAARDPELLRHLAGSGIALEVCPTSNLRTGAVRSLDEHPLPALLAAGVPVALATDDPGMFHTDLNREYLLCHERFGLGRAELADLAASAVAASFAPDALKAELVAGIDALR; from the coding sequence ATGCGCTCCTTCATCGCCGCACTGCCCAAGGTCGAGCTGCACGTCCACCTGGTCGGCTCCGCCTCCCCCGCCACGGTCCTGTCGCTGGCCCGCCGCCACCCGGACGGCCCGGTGCCCACCGACGAGGCCGAGCTGCTGGACTTCTACGAGTTCACCGACTTCGGGCACTTCATCGACGTCTACGGCAAGGTCAACGACCTGGTCACCACCGGGGCCGACGTCCAGGACCTGGTGCTGGGCCTGGCGCGCGAGCAGGCCGCGCGGAACACGCGCTACACCGAGGTGACCGTCAGCGCGAGCAGCCACCTGCGCGCGGGCGTCCCGGCCGCCGAGCTGACCGCCGCGCTGGAGGAGGGCCGCGAGCGCGCCAGGTCCGAGCACGGCGTGGAGCTGGCCTGGGTGTTCGACGTGCCGGGCCTGTGGGACGGCGACTTCGGCCTGACCAGCGCCCGCTACGCGGTGGAGCACCGGCCCGAGGGCAGCGTCGGGTTCGGCATCGGCGGGTTCGAGGCCGACGCGCCGCGCGCGAGGTTCCGCGAGGCGTTCGCGATGGCCCGCGACGCCGGGCTGCGCAGCGTGCCGCACGCGGGCGAGACCACCGGGCCGGACGAGGTGTGGGCGGCGGTGCGGGAGCTGGGGGCGGAGCGGATCGGGCACGGCACGTCCGCCGCGCGCGACCCGGAGCTGCTGCGGCACCTGGCGGGCAGCGGGATCGCGCTGGAGGTCTGCCCGACGTCGAACCTGCGCACCGGGGCGGTGCGGTCGCTGGACGAGCACCCGCTGCCCGCGCTGCTCGCGGCGGGCGTGCCGGTCGCGCTGGCCACCGACGACCCCGGCATGTTCCACACCGACCTGAACCGCGAGTACCTGCTGTGCCACGAGCGGTTCGGGCTCGGGCGGGCGGAGCTGGCGGACCTGGCCGCGTCGGCGGTCGCGGCGAGCTTCGCGCCCGACGCGCTCAAGGCCGAGCTGGTCGCCGGGATCGACGCGCTGCGCTGA
- a CDS encoding Xaa-Pro dipeptidyl-peptidase gives MRGSWRAAGLAAVLALPLGVVPAAAAEEGPVFVDGEAQPVFSASDVVRESLWVRAPVDSDRDGLDDEVYTEVVRQRATERGLKVPVVFLPSPYYSGGNDVDNHDVDVELHVPGGRGSGTPLRARTDERIAAAVGPNAVPITSARYESYFVSRGFAVVYAESLGTGKSTGCPTSGGRNETTGMRSVVDWLNGRTSARTASGAAVSAAWSTGKTAMMGTSYNGTLPNAVAATGVRGLETIVPIAAISSWYDYYRAGGAVVAPGGYQGEDADVLAEYVHTRADRAACAPVLAELTREQDRVTGDFTPFWQERDYVKDAPLVRASVLAVHGLNDWNVKVKQVAQWYEALKLNGVEHKIWLHQSGHTDPDTLRSAQWRRTLNRWFSHYLYGVDNGVEREPKSTVQREDRSWVDEAEWPAPGTAPARLHPWVGGGGKGALRTDAVPGRPLVEELRDDAGKSVEQLVDLPASGNRLAYGTRALTEPVRLSGTPKADLAVSFDRPAANVTAVLVDRSPDGTSRVITRGWADPQNRLDLSVTRPVVPGKRYRVEVELQANDYVVAAGHRLELVLLSSDHDYTLRPAPGAGLSVDLTGTSVELPVVGGKAALRRAAG, from the coding sequence GTGCGAGGTTCGTGGAGAGCCGCCGGTCTGGCCGCTGTGCTGGCGCTGCCGCTGGGGGTCGTTCCTGCCGCTGCGGCCGAGGAGGGGCCGGTCTTCGTGGACGGCGAGGCCCAGCCGGTGTTCAGCGCTTCGGACGTGGTGCGCGAGAGCCTGTGGGTGCGCGCGCCCGTCGACAGCGACCGCGACGGGCTCGACGACGAGGTCTACACCGAGGTGGTGCGGCAGCGGGCCACCGAGCGCGGGCTCAAGGTGCCCGTGGTGTTCCTGCCCAGCCCCTACTACTCCGGCGGCAACGACGTCGACAACCACGACGTGGACGTCGAGCTGCACGTGCCCGGCGGGCGCGGGTCGGGGACGCCGCTGCGGGCCCGGACCGACGAGCGGATCGCGGCGGCGGTCGGGCCGAACGCGGTGCCGATCACCTCGGCCCGGTACGAGTCGTACTTCGTCTCGCGCGGGTTCGCCGTGGTCTACGCCGAGTCGCTGGGCACCGGCAAGTCCACCGGCTGCCCCACCTCCGGCGGTCGCAACGAGACCACCGGCATGAGGTCGGTCGTGGACTGGCTCAACGGCCGCACCTCCGCGCGCACCGCCTCGGGCGCGGCCGTCTCGGCGGCCTGGAGCACCGGGAAGACCGCGATGATGGGCACCTCCTACAACGGGACGCTGCCGAACGCGGTCGCGGCCACCGGGGTGCGCGGGCTGGAGACGATCGTGCCGATCGCGGCGATCTCCAGCTGGTACGACTACTACCGCGCGGGCGGGGCGGTCGTCGCGCCCGGCGGGTACCAGGGCGAGGACGCCGACGTGCTCGCCGAGTACGTGCACACCCGCGCCGACCGGGCGGCGTGCGCGCCGGTGCTCGCCGAGCTGACCCGCGAGCAGGACCGGGTGACGGGGGACTTCACCCCGTTCTGGCAGGAGCGGGACTACGTCAAGGACGCGCCGCTGGTGCGGGCCTCGGTGCTCGCGGTGCACGGGCTCAACGACTGGAACGTCAAGGTCAAGCAGGTCGCGCAGTGGTACGAGGCGCTCAAGCTCAACGGGGTCGAGCACAAGATCTGGCTGCACCAGTCCGGGCACACCGACCCGGACACGCTGCGGTCGGCGCAGTGGCGGCGCACGCTCAACCGGTGGTTCAGCCACTACCTCTACGGGGTCGACAACGGGGTGGAGCGCGAGCCGAAGTCGACCGTGCAGCGCGAGGACCGCAGCTGGGTCGACGAGGCCGAGTGGCCCGCGCCGGGGACCGCGCCCGCGCGGCTGCACCCGTGGGTCGGCGGCGGGGGCAAGGGGGCGCTGCGCACCGACGCCGTGCCCGGTCGACCGCTGGTGGAGGAGCTGCGCGACGACGCGGGGAAGTCCGTGGAGCAGCTGGTGGACCTGCCCGCGTCGGGCAACCGGCTGGCGTACGGGACCCGCGCGCTGACCGAGCCGGTGCGGCTGTCCGGCACGCCCAAGGCGGATCTGGCGGTGTCGTTCGACCGGCCCGCCGCGAACGTGACGGCGGTGCTGGTGGACCGGTCGCCGGACGGGACCAGCCGGGTGATCACGCGCGGGTGGGCCGATCCGCAGAACCGGCTCGACCTGTCGGTGACCAGGCCCGTCGTGCCGGGGAAGCGGTACCGGGTCGAGGTGGAGCTCCAGGCCAACGACTACGTGGTGGCGGCGGGGCACCGGCTCGAACTGGTGCTGCTGTCCAGCGACCACGACTACACGCTCCGGCCCGCTCCGGGCGCCGGGTTGTCGGTCGACCTGACCGGGACGTCGGTGGAGCTGCCGGTGGTCGGCGGGAAGGCGGCGCTGCGCCGGGCGGCGGGCTGA